One region of Oncorhynchus mykiss isolate Arlee chromosome 8, USDA_OmykA_1.1, whole genome shotgun sequence genomic DNA includes:
- the fam131a gene encoding protein FAM131A isoform X2 translates to MIPKSRKSSDTRKAVSIQEIAALARSSLNGISQAMKDHVTKPTSLQGGRVAHLIEWKGWPKPTDSPTDPLHTHFNSYCHLTEGEQEARFAAGVAEQFAIAEAKLKAWASVDDDDEEEAGKEFLQNNRNTLTRSTRSGVLTLCSSLRHRNVQSRAPSVIPG, encoded by the exons ATGATCCCCAAGTCAAGAAAATCTTCAGACACGAGAAAGGCAGTCAGCATCCAGGAGATTGCTGCTCTGGCCAGATCCTCTTTAAATG gcatATCCCAGGCGATGAAGGACCATGTGACCAAGCCCACGTCCCTGCAGGGTGGCAGGGTTGCCCACCTCATAGAGTGGAAGGGTTGGCCCAAACCCACAGACTCCCCCACggaccccctccacacacacttcAACTCCTACTGCCACCTCACTGAGGGGGAACAGGAGGCGCGCTTCGCTGCAG GAGTGGCAGAGCAGTTTGCTATCGCTGAGGCAAAGCTGAAAGCCTGGGCTTCtgtggatgatgatgatgaggaggaagcTGGCAAAGAGTTTCTCCAGaacaacagaaacacactcaCACGCTCTACCCGCTCAG GTGTTCTGACTCTTTGCTCCTCCCTCAGACACCGCAACGTCCAATCACGAGCCCCGAGTGTCATTCCAGGCTGA
- the fam131a gene encoding protein FAM131A isoform X1: protein MIPKSRKSSDTRKAVSIQEIAALARSSLNGISQAMKDHVTKPTSLQGGRVAHLIEWKGWPKPTDSPTDPLHTHFNSYCHLTEGEQEARFAAGVAEQFAIAEAKLKAWASVDDDDEEEAGKEFLQNNRNTLTRSTRSDTATSNHEPRVSFQAEIGSIKVPPSISSTIPVGSSSNSLHCDRPTSKNDPAPQQNDRPILESDRASPFPREGELVDGEDQPVPQLETGGGVCIVHKPDWRPRIRSSRFDSCYSTSHSESLGEEEAEEEDEEGSVFQEGREWHSCQSQRSFFSDRGSSGVASFDEEE from the exons ATGATCCCCAAGTCAAGAAAATCTTCAGACACGAGAAAGGCAGTCAGCATCCAGGAGATTGCTGCTCTGGCCAGATCCTCTTTAAATG gcatATCCCAGGCGATGAAGGACCATGTGACCAAGCCCACGTCCCTGCAGGGTGGCAGGGTTGCCCACCTCATAGAGTGGAAGGGTTGGCCCAAACCCACAGACTCCCCCACggaccccctccacacacacttcAACTCCTACTGCCACCTCACTGAGGGGGAACAGGAGGCGCGCTTCGCTGCAG GAGTGGCAGAGCAGTTTGCTATCGCTGAGGCAAAGCTGAAAGCCTGGGCTTCtgtggatgatgatgatgaggaggaagcTGGCAAAGAGTTTCTCCAGaacaacagaaacacactcaCACGCTCTACCCGCTCAG ACACCGCAACGTCCAATCACGAGCCCCGAGTGTCATTCCAGGCTGAGATTGGCAGCATTAAAGTTCCACCCTCTATCAGCTCAACCATTCCCGTTGGCTCTAGCAGCAACAGCCTGCACTGTGATAGGCCCACATCTAAGAATGACCCAGCTCCACAGCAAAATGACCGGCCTATTCTAGAGAGTGACCGGGCTAGCCCATTCCCCAGAGAGGGGGAACTAGTGGATGGTGAGGATCAGCCTGTACCACAGCTAGAGACCGGTGGGGGTGTCTGTATCGTCCACAAACCTGACTGGAGGCCAAGGATCAGAAGCAGTAGGTTTGACTCCTGCTATTCAACCTCTCACTCTGAGTCTCTTGGAGAGGAGGAAGCGGAAGAGGAAGACGAAGAAGGGAGTGTGTTTCAGGAAGGTAGAGAGTGGCACTCCTGCCAGAGCCAGAGAAGCTTCTTCTCCGACAGAGGCTCGTCGGGAGTGGCGTCATTCGATGAGGAAGAgtag